One window of the Thermasporomyces composti genome contains the following:
- a CDS encoding ATP-binding cassette domain-containing protein, with translation MHSDYSVLAEGVTKRYGETQALDGLNLTVRRGTVYGLLGPNGAGKTTAVRILSTLTRMDSGRAVVAGYDVSAQPRQVRRRIGLTGQNAAVDEVLTARQNLVMFGRLFHLDSHRAKQRAEELLRQFNLEDVADARPKTFSGGMRRRLDLASSMILAPEVLFLDEPTTGLDPRGRIEVWEAVRRLAAEGTTVLLTTHYLDEADKLSDRIAVIDRGRTVIEDTPAGLKRAIGGDRIEVVVTDPADLPAAAKLLAEVSNGAEPQVDSDELRVHAPATDRVHAVAEVARRVQEAGIDVQDLGLRRPTLDEVFLQLTGHQADPNTSPSATATQEGARA, from the coding sequence ATGCACTCGGACTACTCGGTGCTAGCCGAGGGTGTCACCAAGCGATACGGCGAGACCCAGGCGCTGGACGGGCTCAACCTGACCGTCCGGCGAGGCACGGTCTACGGCCTCCTCGGCCCCAACGGCGCAGGGAAGACCACAGCGGTGCGGATCCTGTCGACCCTCACCCGGATGGACTCAGGGAGAGCCGTGGTCGCGGGGTACGACGTGTCGGCGCAGCCCCGTCAGGTCCGTCGTCGGATCGGACTCACCGGGCAGAACGCCGCCGTCGACGAGGTCCTCACCGCCAGGCAGAACCTCGTCATGTTCGGCCGGCTCTTCCACCTCGACTCCCATCGAGCCAAGCAGCGCGCCGAAGAGCTGTTGCGGCAGTTCAACCTGGAGGACGTCGCCGACGCGCGCCCCAAGACGTTCTCCGGAGGCATGCGGCGTCGCCTCGACCTGGCGTCCAGCATGATCCTGGCGCCAGAGGTGCTGTTCCTGGACGAGCCGACGACCGGTCTCGACCCGCGGGGTCGCATCGAGGTGTGGGAGGCGGTCCGACGTCTCGCCGCCGAGGGCACGACGGTCCTCTTGACGACCCACTACCTCGACGAGGCTGACAAGCTGTCCGACCGCATCGCCGTGATCGACCGCGGCCGGACCGTCATCGAGGACACCCCGGCCGGGCTCAAACGCGCCATCGGAGGCGACCGCATCGAGGTCGTCGTCACCGACCCGGCCGACCTGCCCGCCGCCGCCAAGCTGCTCGCGGAGGTCTCCAATGGCGCCGAACCCCAGGTCGACAGCGACGAGCTGCGGGTTCACGCACCCGCGACCGACCGGGTCCACGCCGTCGCCGAGGTCGCCCGCCGTGTGCAGGAGGCGGGCATCGACGTCCAAGACCTGGGTCTGCGCCGACCGACCCTCGACGAGGTCTTCCTCCAGCTCACCGGTCACCAGGCCGACCCGAACACGTCGCCATCCGCAACCGCCACTCAGGAAGGTGCACGCGCGTGA